The Methanosphaera sp. BMS genome contains a region encoding:
- a CDS encoding C1 family peptidase, with protein MNKKVNITLKIIMIFIFLSIIIPVSFANSTETSYSDDTLQSQITDENVRDLPTLRSSPEYKDIYFNASLSHDNGNGSLSNPYKKLTTNRIESNSNIHLSDGNYTLSSRKTINNVTFIGQSRQNTILSNILLTNKELMTTINLTFNNCSITNNNNITMINTSFVNSTSSTISSSSGNINMDNCVFINTDTKDSFSIRIQNTNLTINDSLLENNTAYNGGCIYSLNSTITITDSLLLNNSASRFGGAITSLNTNLSIKNTTLKNNNAGYDGGAIYGFYGLLSLINSTIENNSATEGGALVIDNMTSTDISQNIFQDNTANRYTDIYSITSNITNSILDSNTFRNLSINPEDNVYIISVPNMIIGNENYTLFKLESIYENISDLPSSYDLRELNLVTPVKNQGGDGNCWAFAILATLESNILKASNVTYDFSEENMKNIMALYSDYGWNIPTNTGGSDTMPLGYLTSWLGPVNDVDDKYMSGLVLSPVLNSIMHVQNILFLDRKSYTDNDNIKKALMTYGSVAVRIGWYNTFEKGSSYYCYNSKDQNHLVSIVGWDDNYSRNNFRNTAPGDGAWIIKNSWGTNVGENGYYYVSYYDTTCAINSFEYVFILNDSIRYDKNYQYDIPGTTDYFLSRNESAWYKNIFTATDEEYLEAVSTYFRNNTSYEISIYVNNKLEAIQEGITNAGYYTIDLNRKILLQPDDIFEVVFKITQINESAVPISENISLNKLLYKENISFVSYDGVNWTDFYNLRCDYENSHSYYSQVACIKAFTTKKIAKVKLEIENDNPCNIVAKIVDQHDNPINTGNVTFNIGDDIVRVDVCDSQAQLTRILPIGDLTITATFYSDEYGIVTNSTEITVCNPETAKLYVEATVSDKLNLTATLYGSSGRVSNGKIAFKVNGKTLKDANGKVIYVKVVDGTASILYDIDGTWLENIISVTAVYSGSSVNPSVRNNTTIYIPKKDSNIKLTPFEESVKIGNNVTFKATVTDGYAPMTTGKVIFKINGKTIKDENGKVIYAILDSNGEVSVNYTITGLKAKSYTITAVFISDEYKRAEDTAKLTLVN; from the coding sequence ATGAATAAAAAAGTCAACATAACATTAAAAATCATAATGATATTTATATTTCTATCCATCATAATACCAGTATCATTTGCAAATAGCACCGAGACATCATACAGTGATGATACACTGCAAAGCCAGATAACCGATGAAAATGTCAGGGATTTGCCAACATTACGAAGTTCTCCCGAATACAAGGACATTTACTTCAATGCATCACTGTCACATGATAATGGAAATGGATCACTATCAAACCCTTATAAGAAGTTAACCACCAATAGAATTGAAAGTAATTCAAACATCCATCTAAGTGACGGCAATTATACCCTTTCAAGTAGAAAAACCATTAATAATGTAACATTTATAGGACAATCCAGACAAAACACAATATTATCCAATATTCTACTTACCAACAAAGAGTTAATGACGACAATAAATTTGACCTTTAACAATTGCAGCATAACAAATAACAATAACATTACAATGATAAACACGAGTTTTGTTAACTCAACATCCAGTACCATCTCAAGTAGCTCCGGAAATATTAATATGGATAACTGTGTATTCATCAACACCGACACCAAAGATAGCTTTTCAATAAGAATACAGAATACAAACCTAACAATAAACGACTCATTGCTTGAAAACAATACTGCATACAATGGAGGCTGCATATATTCACTCAATTCCACGATAACAATAACAGATTCACTATTGCTAAACAATAGTGCAAGCAGATTCGGTGGGGCCATAACATCACTCAACACAAATCTAAGCATAAAAAATACTACTCTTAAAAATAATAATGCAGGCTATGATGGAGGAGCCATATATGGATTCTATGGATTATTAAGCCTGATTAATTCAACAATCGAAAACAACAGTGCAACCGAGGGTGGTGCATTAGTAATTGATAACATGACAAGTACGGACATATCACAAAATATCTTCCAGGACAATACCGCCAATAGATATACAGACATATATTCAATTACATCCAACATAACAAATTCCATATTGGATTCAAATACCTTCAGAAATCTATCCATAAATCCCGAAGATAATGTATACATAATCAGCGTACCCAACATGATTATCGGCAATGAAAACTACACGCTATTTAAACTTGAATCGATATACGAAAATATTAGTGATTTACCCAGCAGTTATGATTTAAGGGAGTTAAACCTTGTAACACCGGTAAAAAATCAGGGAGGTGACGGTAACTGTTGGGCATTTGCAATACTGGCTACCCTTGAATCAAACATATTGAAGGCATCAAATGTTACATATGACTTCTCGGAGGAAAACATGAAAAACATCATGGCATTATACTCCGATTACGGATGGAATATCCCAACCAATACAGGTGGATCCGATACAATGCCACTGGGTTATCTGACAAGCTGGCTTGGCCCGGTCAATGATGTTGACGATAAATACATGTCAGGACTAGTATTGTCCCCCGTACTTAACAGCATTATGCACGTACAAAACATATTGTTCCTGGACAGGAAAAGTTATACCGACAACGATAACATTAAAAAGGCATTGATGACGTACGGATCGGTTGCAGTACGTATAGGATGGTACAATACTTTCGAGAAAGGCTCATCTTATTACTGCTACAACAGCAAAGACCAGAACCATCTGGTAAGCATTGTCGGATGGGATGACAATTACTCAAGGAACAACTTTAGAAACACAGCACCCGGTGATGGTGCATGGATAATAAAAAACAGCTGGGGTACAAATGTGGGTGAAAACGGATATTACTACGTTTCATATTATGATACGACATGTGCAATTAATTCATTTGAATACGTCTTTATCCTGAATGATAGCATCCGCTATGACAAAAACTACCAATATGATATACCCGGCACTACAGATTATTTCCTAAGCAGAAATGAAAGTGCATGGTACAAGAACATATTCACCGCAACAGATGAGGAATACCTGGAAGCTGTATCCACATACTTCAGAAACAATACCAGCTATGAAATATCAATATACGTGAACAATAAACTTGAAGCCATACAGGAGGGAATCACAAATGCAGGATACTACACCATTGACCTTAACCGGAAGATATTATTACAACCCGATGACATCTTTGAAGTTGTATTCAAGATAACACAGATAAATGAATCAGCAGTACCTATCTCGGAAAACATATCCCTGAACAAGTTACTCTACAAAGAGAACATATCCTTTGTAAGTTATGATGGAGTCAACTGGACGGACTTCTATAATCTAAGATGTGACTATGAAAACAGTCATTCATACTACTCACAGGTTGCTTGTATAAAAGCCTTTACTACAAAGAAAATTGCAAAGGTTAAACTGGAAATAGAAAACGACAACCCTTGTAATATTGTTGCCAAGATAGTAGACCAGCATGACAATCCGATAAATACGGGAAACGTGACATTCAATATAGGTGATGATATTGTGAGAGTGGATGTGTGTGATTCACAAGCACAACTTACAAGAATACTGCCAATAGGTGACCTCACCATAACTGCTACATTCTATTCTGATGAGTATGGTATTGTGACAAATAGTACTGAAATTACCGTATGCAATCCTGAAACTGCCAAGTTATACGTTGAAGCAACGGTTTCAGACAAACTTAACCTGACTGCTACGCTCTACGGATCAAGTGGAAGAGTATCCAATGGTAAAATAGCATTTAAGGTAAATGGTAAAACACTTAAAGATGCCAACGGCAAAGTAATTTATGTCAAAGTCGTCGATGGAACTGCAAGCATATTATATGACATTGACGGCACTTGGCTGGAAAATATCATTTCAGTAACTGCGGTTTATTCTGGAAGCAGCGTGAATCCATCTGTAAGAAACAATACAACAATATATATTCCAAAAAAGGATTCAAACATTAAACTTACCCCCTTTGAGGAAAGTGTAAAAATAGGAAACAATGTCACGTTTAAAGCTACTGTGACTGATGGATATGCTCCTATGACTACCGGTAAGGTAATTTTCAAGATAAACGGCAAAACTATTAAGGATGAAAATGGAAAAGTCATCTATGCAATATTAGATTCCAATGGTGAAGTATCAGTTAATTATACAATAACCGGCCTTAAAGCAAAAAGTTATACAATAACAGCCGTATTCATATCAGATGAATATAAGCGGGCAGAAGATACTGCTAAATTGACGTTGGTAAATTGA